The Populus nigra chromosome 19, ddPopNigr1.1, whole genome shotgun sequence genome includes a window with the following:
- the LOC133679377 gene encoding probable amidase At4g34880 isoform X1 — translation MQNPYLVTGDPCGSISGSAISVAANMVAVSLGTETHSSIICPSDHNSVVGLKPTVGLTSRAGVPVAPSLDTIGPVTRTVSDAVRVLDVIVGFDPRDYEATQRAAKFIPAGGYKQFFNPNGLKGKILGIVRNPFLKSLNESIFPIFEHHLNTLRERGATVVDNLEIANINTIVDPSRSGELTLMMAEFKLSLNDYLKDLITSPVWSLADIIAFNKNNPDLEKNKEYGQDTFIAAEKTNGIGEKERKAIELMEKLSQNGFEKLMMENDLDAMVTPGSGATSVLAIGGYPGITVPAGYDINGMPFGICFGGSKDTEIKLIEIAYDFEQATMMRKPPILESFQMTPEFLSGSL, via the exons ATGCAGAATCCTTACCTTGTAACAGGGGATCCATGTGGCTCAATCAGTGGATCAGCAATTTCAGTAGCCGCAAACATGGTGGCAGTATCACTTGGAACTGAGACTCATAGTTCCATCATATGTCCCTCTGATCATAACTCTGTTGTAGGTCTCAAACCCACTGTTGGTCTCACTAGCCGTGCCGGTGTTCCAGTTGCGCCTAGCCTAGACACCATTGG GCCTGTAACCAGGACAGTGTCTGATGCAGTTCGAGTACTAGATGTAATTGTGGGTTTTGATCCAAGAGATTATGAGGCAACACAAAGAGCAGCCAAGTTCATACCTGCTGGTGGTTACAAGCAATTCTTCAATCCAAACGGGCTCAAAGGAAAGATATTGGGCATAGTTAGGAACCCATTTTTGAAGTCGTTGAATGAATCTATATTTCCTATCTTTGAGCATCATCTGAACACATTAAG GGAAAGAGGTGCCACTGTAGTGGACAATCTTGAGATAGCAAACATAAACACTATTGTTGATCCATCGCGAAGCGGTGAACTGACACTAATGATGGCCGAGTTCAAACTCTCCTTAAATGATTACCTGAAAGATCTTATCACTTCTCCAGTCTGGTCACTTGCTGATATTATAGCCTTCAACAAAAATAACCCCGATCTA GAGAAGAATAAAGAGTATGGTCAGGATACATTCATAGCAGCGGAGAAGACGAATGGCAttggagagaaagaaaggaaagctATAGAGTTGATGGAAAAACTCTCGCAAAATGGTTTTGAGAAACTGATGATGGAAAATGATTTGGATGCAATGGTGACACCAGGTTCAGGCGCCACATCCGTGCTGGCAATTGGTGGATACCCTGGGATTACTGTCCCAGCTGGATATGATATCAATGGAATGCCATTTGGGATCTGTTTTGGTGGATCAAAAGATACTGAAATTAAGCTAATTGAGATTGCTTATGACTTTGAGCAAGCTACCATGATGAGAAAGCCTCCTATTCTTGAATCTTTTCAAATGACTCCAGAATTTCTATCTGGAAGTTTGTAA
- the LOC133679377 gene encoding probable amidase At4g34880 isoform X2: MYLMVGVQDLDKEWPVTRTVSDAVRVLDVIVGFDPRDYEATQRAAKFIPAGGYKQFFNPNGLKGKILGIVRNPFLKSLNESIFPIFEHHLNTLRERGATVVDNLEIANINTIVDPSRSGELTLMMAEFKLSLNDYLKDLITSPVWSLADIIAFNKNNPDLEKNKEYGQDTFIAAEKTNGIGEKERKAIELMEKLSQNGFEKLMMENDLDAMVTPGSGATSVLAIGGYPGITVPAGYDINGMPFGICFGGSKDTEIKLIEIAYDFEQATMMRKPPILESFQMTPEFLSGSL; the protein is encoded by the exons ATGTACCTAATGGTTGGTGTGCAAGATCTGGACAAGGAGTG GCCTGTAACCAGGACAGTGTCTGATGCAGTTCGAGTACTAGATGTAATTGTGGGTTTTGATCCAAGAGATTATGAGGCAACACAAAGAGCAGCCAAGTTCATACCTGCTGGTGGTTACAAGCAATTCTTCAATCCAAACGGGCTCAAAGGAAAGATATTGGGCATAGTTAGGAACCCATTTTTGAAGTCGTTGAATGAATCTATATTTCCTATCTTTGAGCATCATCTGAACACATTAAG GGAAAGAGGTGCCACTGTAGTGGACAATCTTGAGATAGCAAACATAAACACTATTGTTGATCCATCGCGAAGCGGTGAACTGACACTAATGATGGCCGAGTTCAAACTCTCCTTAAATGATTACCTGAAAGATCTTATCACTTCTCCAGTCTGGTCACTTGCTGATATTATAGCCTTCAACAAAAATAACCCCGATCTA GAGAAGAATAAAGAGTATGGTCAGGATACATTCATAGCAGCGGAGAAGACGAATGGCAttggagagaaagaaaggaaagctATAGAGTTGATGGAAAAACTCTCGCAAAATGGTTTTGAGAAACTGATGATGGAAAATGATTTGGATGCAATGGTGACACCAGGTTCAGGCGCCACATCCGTGCTGGCAATTGGTGGATACCCTGGGATTACTGTCCCAGCTGGATATGATATCAATGGAATGCCATTTGGGATCTGTTTTGGTGGATCAAAAGATACTGAAATTAAGCTAATTGAGATTGCTTATGACTTTGAGCAAGCTACCATGATGAGAAAGCCTCCTATTCTTGAATCTTTTCAAATGACTCCAGAATTTCTATCTGGAAGTTTGTAA
- the LOC133679417 gene encoding dirigent protein 4-like — translation MARMAAFVCALIICNAIVPAAYGEYYTKSRHVPRKEKVTRLHFFLHDILSGKNPSAVKVAGSNRTEGDKSPTPFGSVYAIDDPLKVGPEPDSKTIGNAQGLYLSSSQDYSKFTIVMCVDFGFTEGKFKGSSFSVFSRNPVTEADREVAVVGGRGKFRMARGFAKVKTSHFNATNGDAVLEYKVTLIH, via the coding sequence atgGCAAGAATGGCAGCCTTTGTCTGTGCTTTGATCATCTGTAATGCTATTGTTCCAGCAGCATATGGTGAATATTACACAAAGAGTAGGCATGTCCCCAGGAAGGAGAAGGTGACCCGCCTTCACTTCTTCCTCCATGACATTCTTAGTGGAAAAAATCCTTCTGCTGTCAAGGTAGCCGGGTCTAATCGCACCGAAGGTGACAAATCACCAACACCATTTGGTAGCGTATACGCCATTGATGATCCTCTTAAAGTGGGACCTGAGCCAGACTCGAAGACTATAGGGAATGCACAAGGGCTCTATTTATCATCCAGCCAAGATTATAGTAAATTTACTATAGTGATGTGTGTTGATTTTGGATTTACAGAAGGAAAGTTCAAAGGAAGCTCATTTAGCGTGTTTTCGAGGAATCCAGTGACGGAGGCTGATCGCGAGGTTGCGGTGGTTGGAGGAAGAGGGAAGTTCAGGATGGCTAGAGGATTTGCCAAGGTCAAAACTAGCCATTTCAATGCTACTAATGGTGATGCTGTTCTCGAGTATAAGGTCACTTTGATTCATTAG
- the LOC133680302 gene encoding eukaryotic translation initiation factor 4B3-like has protein sequence MAATVSSPWSKPGAWALDAEEHEAELQQEHENSQQVSTFAAQPLGGVAEFPSLAAAAATKQPKKKKNQTLSLAEFSNYSPAKSSHEPDLFNLPTRPRERSAEELDRARLGGGFKSYGLSYRNGGEESNSRWGGGGNGNSRVSNRESSKEFAPSRADEIDDWSKTKKSPAGNVYERRERERGSSFFDSQSKADESASWVSNKTTNDGPRRFVGANNGGFERRGSYDTLSRERHGFSGGAADSDNWGRKKDESFNSGSVGERPKLKLQPRTLPVSDGNGAVEKPKGSNPFGDARPREEVLKEKGMDYKEIDEKLDSVKISSERSKDVERSDSFGKRGFGIGRGGSGNERSWRKPDVADSGSRPQSAETTENGNNAEDGLATEDEVVEGN, from the exons ATGGCGGCAACAGTCTCTTCTCCTTGGAGCAAACCCGGTGCGTGGGCTTTAGACGCCGAAGAACACGAAGCTGAACTCCAGCAAGAACACGAAAATTCCCAACAAGTATCTACTTTCGCCGCTCAACCACTCGGTGGCGTTGCTGAATTCCCTTCTTTAGCTGCAGCCGCCGCCACCAAAcaacccaaaaagaaaaaaaaccaaaccttaTCTCTAGCTGAGTTTTCTAATTATTCTCCGGCCAAGTCGAGTCACGAGCCTGATCTCTTCAATCTCCCAACTAGACCCCGCGAACGCTCCGCTGAAGAGCTCGACAGGGCCCGCCTCGGCGGCGGGTTTAAATCGTATGGTTTAAGTTATCGTAACGGAGGAGAAGAATCGAATTCGAGATGGGGTGGTGGTGGTAACGGAAACTCTAGGGTTTCTAATAGGGAGTCGAGTAAGGAATTTGCTCCTTCACGAGCGGATGAGATTGATGACTGGTCGAAAACGAAGAAATCCCCAGCAGGGAATGTATACGAGAGGAGGGAAAGGGAGAGGGGATCTTCGTTTTTCGATTCCCAATCAAAAGCTGATGAATCGGCTAGCTGGGTTTCTAATAAGACAACGAATGATGGGCCAAGGAGATTTGTAGGAGCGAATAATGGTGGGTTTGAGAGGAGAGGGAGTTACGATACGTTATCGAGAGAAAGACATGGGTTTAGTGGTGGTGCTGCTGATTCAGATAATTGGGGGAGGAAAAAAGATGAGAGTTTTAACAGTGGCAGTGTGGGTGAGAGGCCGAAATTGAAGTTGCAGCCAAGAACTTTGCCTGTCAGTGATGGGAATGGGGCGGTAGAGAAGCCTAAAGGGTCAAACCCGTTTGGAGATGCGAGACCAAGAGAGGAGGTGTTGAAGGAGAAAGGGATGGATTATAAGGAGATTGATGAGAAGTTGGACTCTGTGAAAATTAGCAGTGAGAGAAGTAAGGATGTGGAGAGAAGCGATTCCTTTGGAAAAAGGGGATTTGGGATTGGTCGTGGAGGTTCAGGCAATGAGAGAAGTTGGAGGAAGCCTGATGTTGCTGATTCTGGTTCTCGTCCACAGAG TGCTGAGACAACTGAGAATGGAAATAATGCTGAAGATGGGCTTGCTACCGAAGACGAAGTTGTTGAAGGAAACTGA
- the LOC133679478 gene encoding zinc finger CCCH domain-containing protein 39-like encodes MSYPDSHDSFMSPQASYQAGSDAIGVWPQFVMNNNEQFEHHQPPYKRPRNSEDNPNQSMNSRTPPPNNLPVHKGTTNIFFKTRVCAKFKTGTCRNGENCNFAHGMQDLRQPPPNWKELVGVSVSSEEDRSTATNWEDDQRIIHKMKLCKKFYNGEECPYGDRCNFLHEEPSKFREDTGRFRESSAISIGTTGQALGHGSGVFNAAEVNRPANNAVSDASRSNIIKPVYWKTKLCTKWEITGQCPFGEKCHFAHGLAELQAPGGRTEVEAGNAGSVLTKAPPPLLPNNVSPSMTVNVPSLIEEEQGKKCLLKWKGQKKINRIYADWLDDLPLVHNLSNQVQS; translated from the exons ATGAGTTACCCTGATTCCCATGATTCTTTTATGTCACCACAGGCCTCATATCAAGCAGGCAGTGATGCTATTGGTGTGTGGCCTCAATTTGTAATGAACAACAATGAGCAATTTGAACACCACCAACCACCTTATAAAAGGCCAAGAAACTCTGAGGATAATCCCAACCAATCCATGAATTCTAGGACGCCACCACCAAACAACCTTCCAGTCCACAAGGGAACaaccaacatctttttcaaGACAAGAGTATGTGCAAAGTTTAAGACTGGCACTTGTAGGAATGGCGAGAATTGCAACTTTGCTCATGGAATGCAAGATTTGAGGCAGCCTCCTCCAAATTGGAAGGAACTAGTGGGTGTAAGTGTAAGTAGTGAAGAGGATAGGTCAACAGCGACCAATTGGGAAGATGATCAGAGGATAATTCACAAGATGAAGCTATGCAAGAAGTTTTATAATGGGGAAGAGTGTCCTTATGGTGATAGGTGTAATTTCCTTCATGAGGAGCCATCAAAGTTCAGGGAGGACACAGGGAGGTTCAGGGAGAGTTCTGCAATAAGTATTGGTACTACAGGGCAGGCGTTGGGCCATGGAAGTGGTGTGTTTAATGCTGCTGAAGTTAATAGGCCGGCAAACAATGCTGTTTCAGATGCTTCTCGATCAAATATAATAAAGCCTGTTTATTGGAAGACAAAATTGTGTACTAAGTGGGAGATCACAGGTCAATGCCCCTTTGGCGAGAAATGCCACTTTGCTCATGGGCTAGCAG AGTTACAAGCTCCTGGAGGACGCACTGAGGTGGAAGCAGGAAATGCAGGCTCTGTTTTGACTAAAGCACCACCACCTCTTCTTCCTAATAATGTGTCTCCAAGTATGACAGTGAATGTGCCTAGTTTAATTGAAGAGGAGCAAGGTAAGAAATGCTTATTAAAGTGGAAAGGACAGAAGAAAATAAATCGGATTTATGCTGACTGGCTTGATGATCTGCCATTAGTTCACAACTTGTCAAACCAAGTGCAGAGTTGA
- the LOC133680207 gene encoding mitogen-activated protein kinase kinase kinase 20-like, with protein sequence MEYVDEMASRLWFYGVVVSTLDFESSDLGSTPGGVLKYNILLEYAPMGSLLNLIKDCGGRILESHVRQYTKMLLKGLSCIHNSGHVHCDLKPANILVFPRQVDGLSDIQLKIADFGLAKEPGEDDSDKLFHMYQYRGTPCYMSPESVQFAEITPALDIWSLGCIVVEMITGRVAWGNLDSRELFNKLVYGNESPKIPEYMSESGKDFLRRCFELDHREGWTADTLLTHPFVDDAPLQPVETNTEELLSSCFACAVNSVLCEN encoded by the exons ATGGAATATGTTGATGAGATGGCTAGCAGATTGTGGTTCTATGGTGTAGTGGTTAGCACTCTGGACTTTGAATCCAGCGACCTGGGTTCGACTCCCG GTGGGGTGTTGAAGTACAATATCTTGTTGGAGTATGCTCCTATGGGCTCTCTTCTAAACCTGATAAAGGATTGCGGGGGTAGGATTCTTGAGAGCCATGTTAGGCAATACACGAAGATGCTACTGAAGGGGTTATCTTGCATCCACAATAGCGGTCACGTGCATTGTGATCTTAAGCCCGCCAACATTCTGGTTTTTCCTCGTCAAGTTGATGGATTAAGTGATATTCAGCTTAAGATTGCTGATTTTGGGCTGGCTAAAGAGCCTGGAGAGGATGATTCGGATAAGCTGTTTCATATGTATCAATACCGTGGGACGCCGTGCTACATGTCTCCTGAATCTGTACAATTTGCTGAGATCACACCGGCTTTGGATATATGGTCTCTTGGTTGCATTGTTGTTGAGATGATCACTGGACGGGTTGCTTGGGGAAACTTGGATTCGAGAGAGTTGTTCAATAAGCTTGTCTATGGGAATGAATCTCCAAAGATTCCTGAATACATGTCAGAGAGTGGAAAAGATTTCCTGAGGAGGTGCTTTGAGTTAGATCATAGGGAGGGGTGGACTGCCGATACTCTCCTGACTCATCCTTTCGTTGACGACGCGCCACTGCAGCCGGTGGAGACGAACACTGAAGAATTGTTAAGCTCCTGCTTTGCGTGTGCTGTCAATTCAGTATTATGTGAAAATTAG
- the LOC133679360 gene encoding probable amidase At4g34880: MDTVKGSQFTIKEATIQETQQAFTENKLTSKQLVNFYLNQIRELNPLLHSVLEVNPDALDQAEKADQERERNQGRRFLGDLHGIPVLLKDNIATKDKLSTTGGSHALLGSEVARDAHVVERLRNAGAVILGKASLSEWSHFRSDGIPSGWCARGGQAVNPYVKGGDPCGSSSGSAISVAANMVAVSLGTETDGSILCPSDHNSVVGLKPTVGLTSRSGVIPISSRQDSVGPICRTVSDVVYLLDAIVGFDPRDCEATKEASEFIPADGYKKFLKKDGLKGKRLGIVRHPFEIYFKDPVIVSTFDHHLEVLRRGGATVVDNLEIANIDVIMDPDQSGEDLVMLAEFKETINKYLEELVKSPVRSLADIIAFNTNNPELENLDIYGQELLINSEKTNGLGEEEMKAVKHMESLSQEGFEKMMKENELDAMVTRGAAASTVLAIGGYPAITVPAGYGSSGMPFGICFGGLKGMETKLIEIAYSFEQATLSRKPPCPSLCT, translated from the exons ATGGACACAGTCAAAGGTTCACAATTCACAATCAAGGAAGCCACAATCCAAGAAACCCAACAAGCATTCACTGAAAACAAATTAACCTCAAAACAGTTAGTCAACTTCTACTTGAACCAAATCCGAGAACTGAATCCTCTACTTCACAGCGTGCTAGAAGTCAATCCAGACGCGTTAGATCAAGCTGAAAAGGCTGAtcaagaaagggaaagaaatcaGGGCCGGCGGTTCCTGGGGGACCTGCATGGGATCCCAGTGCTGCTGAAGGACAACATAGCTACAAAAGATAAGTTGAGCACCACTGGTGGGTCCCATGCCCTGTTGGGGTCCGAGGTTGCACGTGATGCTCACGTGGTGGAGAGATTGAGGAATGCTGGTGCTGTGATTTTAGGGAAGGCGAGTCTTAGTGAGTGGAGTCATTTTAGGTCTGATGGCATTCCTAGTGGTTGGTGTGCTAGAGGAGGTCAAGCTGTG AATCCATATGTGAAAGGGGGCGATCCATGTGGATCAAGCAGTGGATCAGCAATATCTGTAGCTGCAAACATGGTGGCAGTATCACTGGGGACCGAAACTGATGGCTCTATCCTCTGCCCATCAGATCACAACTCAGTTGTTGGGCTCAAGCCAACTGTCGGACTCACCAGCCGCTCTGGTGTGATCCCAATTTCATCCCGCCAGGACTCAGTTGG GCCTATATGCAGGACAGTATCAGATGTTGTGTATTTGCTTGACGCAATTGTTGGTTTTGACCCAAGAGATTGCGAAGCAACGAAAGAAGCATCCGAGTTTATCCCTGCAGATGGTTATAAAAAGTTTCTGAAAAAAGATGGTCTCAAAGGAAAGAGACTGGGAATAGTCAGACATCCATTTGAGATATATTTCAAGGATCCAGTGATTGTATCAACATTTGATCACCATCTGGAAGTATTGAG GCGAGGAGGTGCAACTGTAGTGGATAATCTTGAAATTGCAAACATTGATGTCATTATGGATCCCGATCAAAGTGGTGAAGATTTGGTGATGCTAGCTGAGTTCAAGGAAACCATCAATAAGTACTTAGAAGAGCTTGTCAAATCTCCTGTGAGATCACTGGCAGACATTATAGCTTTCAACACCAATAATCCTGAACTG GAAAACCTGGACATATATGGTCAGGAACTACTTATCAACTCAGAGAAGACAAATGGGCTTGGAGAGGAGGAGATGAAGGCAGTGAAGCATATGGAAAGTCTGTCACAAGAAGGATTtgaaaaaatgatgaaggaGAATGAGTTAGATGCCATGGTGACACGTGGTGCAGCTGCTTCTACTGTGCTAGCTATTGGAGGTTACCCTGCAATTACAGTTCCAGCAGGGTATGGCAGCAGTGGAATGCCATTTGGTATCTGTTTTGGGGGACTGAAAGGCATGGAGACGAAGCTGATTGAGATTGCTTATTCTTTTGAGCAGGCTACACTGTCTCGCAAGCCTCCTTGTCCTTCTCTTTGTACTTGA
- the LOC133680205 gene encoding probable amidase At4g34880, with the protein MAINTPLSFSLLSSLTFILLTISSHAFSIEEASICDLQLAFKQNQLTSRKLVEFYIGEINRLNPILKGVMETNPDALFQADKADYERRIKAPGSLVGLHGIPILLKDNIATKDKLNTTAGSFALLGSVVPRDAGIVVKLRKAGAIILGKASLNEWAGFMSVKAPNGFSARGGQGENPYLLSADPCGSSSGSAITVAANLVTVSQGTENDGSILYPSNANSVVGIKPTVGLTSRAGVIPVSLRQDTVGTVSDAVYVLDAIVGIDYHDHATQEAAKHIPHGGYKQFLKRHALKGKRLGIVRNPFLSSASESESQALEHHLQTLSQRGAVLVDRLEIANMDTISTGTAEGTALLAEFKISLNAYPKELVASPVRTLADVIAFNQKFADVENIKEFGQDLFLAAQATNGIGNREKAALSNLAKLTRDGFQKLMCDYNLDALVTPGAGIARVLAIGGFPGINVPAGYDDSGVPFGINFGGLKGSEPKLIEIAYGFEQASKIRKPPTFKALNFTRMLLSSLTDV; encoded by the exons ATGGCTATCAACACACCGCTGAGCTTCTCACTCCTTTCATCACTAACTTTCATTCTTTTGACAATATCAAGCCATGCATTCTCAATCGAGGAAGCAAGCATATGTGATCTCCAGCTTGCTTTTAAGCAGAACCAACTCACGTCAAGGAAGCTAGTTGAGTTCTACATTGGAGAAATCAATAGACTGAACCCAATCCTTAAAGGAGTTATGGAAACAAATCCTGATGCGCTCTTCCAAGCTGATAAGGCCGACTATGAGCGTAGGATTAAGGCACCAGGTTCATTGGTTGGCTTGCATGGCATTCCTATCCTGCTCAAGGATAATATTGCAACCAAGGATAAGTTGAACACCACGGCTGGCTCTTTTGCACTGCTTGGATCAGTCGTGCCTCGTGATGCAGGCATCGTGGTGAAGTTAAGGAAAGCTGGAGCTATAATTCTTGGAAAGGCTAGCTTGAATGAGTGGGCTGGTTTCATGTCAGTAAAAGCTCCTAATGGCTTTAGTGCAAGAGGTGGCCAAGGAGAG AATCCTTATCTTCTGTCAGCAGATCCTTGTGGATCAAGTAGTGGGTCAGCAATAACAGTAGCAGCGAATTTGGTGACTGTGTCTCAAGGTACTGAGAATGATGGCTCCATCTTATATCCATCAAATGCTAACTCGGTGGTGGGAATAAAACCAACAGTTGGTCTCACCAGTCGAGCTGGAGTAATCCCAGTTTCTCTGAGACAAGACACTGTTGG GACGGTATCGGATGCTGTTTATGTTCTTGACGCCATTGTAGGAATTGATTACCATGATCATGCAACACAAGAAGCAGCGAAGCACATTCCACACGGTGGCTACAAACAGTTTCTCAAGCGTCATGCGCTCAAAGGCAAAAGACTTGGAATCGTAAGGAATCCGTTCTTGAGTTCAGCCAGTGAATCTGAGAGTCAAGCTCTTGAGCATCATCTCCAAACACTAAG TCAAAGAGGTGCAGTTTTAGTAGACCGCTTGGAAATAGCCAACATGGATACTATTTCCACTGGGACTGCCGAAGGAACGGCATTGCTGGCTGAATTCAAAATATCCTTGAATGCATACCCGAAAGAGCTGGTGGCTTCCCCAGTCCGAACATTAGCCGATGTTATAGCATTCAATCAGAAATTTGCAGATGTG GAAAATATCAAGGAATTTGGTCAAGACCTCTTTCTAGCAGCTCAAGCTACAAACGGAATTGGAAACAGAGAGAAAGCTGCACTGTCAAATTTAGCAAAACTAACAAGAGATGGATTTCAGAAGTTGATGTGTGATTACAATCTAGATGCATTGGTAACTCCCGGAGCAGGTATAGCTCGTGTTCTTGCAATTGGTGGATTCCCTGGAATTAATGTTCCCGCAGGATATGATGATTCAGGAGTACCTTTTGGCATCAACTTTGGAGGACTAAAGGGCTCAGAACCAAAACTGATTGAGATTGCATATGGCTTTGAGCAAGCAAGTAAAATAAGAAAGCCTCCCACATTCAAGGCTTTAAACTTCACAAGAATGCTTCTTTCGAGTTTAACTGATGTATGA
- the LOC133679161 gene encoding dirigent protein 23 — MAKATLVLMVISLVGVMQWAKSTNAESWASRLEAEKENVTNLQFYFHDILSGKNPTAIKVAQPSADNKSPTLFGSIMMADDPLTEGPDPSSKPVGRAQGIYGSAGQNELALIMAMNFAFTDGIYNGSCISLLGKNPAMNPVREMPIVGGTGLFRFARGYAVAQTYWLDVTTGDAIVGYNVTVVH, encoded by the coding sequence atggCGAAAGCGACTTTAGTTTTGATGGTCATTTCCTTGGTGGGAGTCATGCAATGGGCTAAAAGTACTAATGCAGAGAGTTGGGCCAGCAGACTTGAAGCTGAAAAGGAGAATGTGACAAACCTTCAATTCTACTTCCATGACATACTCAGTGGCAAAAATCCTACAGCTATTAAAGTTGCTCAACCAAGTGCAGATAACAAATCCCCCACCCTCTTCGGTTCTATCATGATGGCTGATGATCCCTTGACAGAAGGGCCTGATCCGAGCTCAAAGCCCGTCGGCCGGGCTCAAGGGATTTATGGGTCAGCAGGACAGAATGAATTGGCCTTGATCATGGCCATGAACTTTGCATTCACCGATGGTATCTATAATGGTAGCTGCATTAGCCTCCTTGGTAAGAATCCGGCAATGAATCCTGTTCGTGAGATGCCAATTGTTGGAGGAACCGGCCTATTCCGGTTTGCACGTGGTTATGCCGTTGCACAAACCTATTGGCTTGACGTTACCACTGGCGATGCCATAGTAGGCTACAATGTTACAGTAGTTCACTAG